In Phragmites australis chromosome 16, lpPhrAust1.1, whole genome shotgun sequence, one DNA window encodes the following:
- the LOC133896083 gene encoding KID-containing protein 1-like isoform X2, with protein MSTAVAAGMPPAHGGFRGSGRGKGKADSEEERKRDTDTDGFFAEEEEEGDGAVREEEEEEGALSEGSSIGVPSSDSSSIGENSAPEEEEDDGEDEVESKVKAAAEVEGLGMMGLRTLESLEDALPSKGLSNFYAGKSKSFTCLAEAAATAAAKEIAKPENPFNKRRRVLAAWSRRRASCSALATTYLPPLLAPDHAVLEEDDEEGADHSEDEDHGNGGAGTSRRRPPTFPSPRLSVHTQMLRNPNANSFRSPRSFSMTDLQNASYYNFAEN; from the exons ATGTCTACAGCTGTGGCGGCGGGGATGCCGCCGGCGCACGGCGGTTTCCGTGGGTCGGGGAGGGGTAAGGGGAAGGCGGAttcggaggaggagaggaagagggataCAGATACTGACGGGTTCTttgcagaggaggaggaggagggggatggggcggtgagggaggaggaggaggaggagggggcgtTATCGGAGGGCTCGTCGATCGGGGTGCCGTCGTCAGACAGCTCGTCGATCGGGGAGAACTcggcgccggaggaggaggaggacgacggggaGGATGAGGTGGAGAGCAAGGTGAAGGCGGCAGCGGAGGTGGAGGGGCTGGGCATGATGGGATTGAGGACGCTCGAATCTTTGGAGGATGCGCTGCCCAGCAA GGGGCTGTCCAACTTCTACGCCGGCAAATCCAAGTCCTTCACGTGCCTTGCCGAggccgcggcgacggcggccgccAAGGAGATCGCCAAGCCGGAGAACCCCTTCAACAAGCGGCGCCGCGTGCTGGCCGCCTGGTCGCGGCGGCGGGCCTCCTGCAGCGCGCTGGCCACCACGTACCTGCCCCCGCTCCTCGCCCCCGACCACGCCGTgctggaggaggacgacgaggagggggcggaccACTCGGAGGACGAGGATCACGGCAATGGCGGCGCCGGCACGAGCAGGAGGCGGCCGCCCACCTTCCCTTCCCCTAGGCTCAGCGTGCACACCCAGATGCTCAGGAACCCGAACGCAAACTCATTTAGATCTCCAAGGTCATTCTCCATGACTGATCTCCAAAACGCAAGCTACTATAACTTCGCTGAAAAttag
- the LOC133896083 gene encoding protein OXIDATIVE STRESS 3 LIKE 4-like isoform X1 yields MSTAVAAGMPPAHGGFRGSGRGKGKADSEEERKRDTDTDGFFAEEEEEGDGAVREEEEEEGALSEGSSIGVPSSDSSSIGENSAPEEEEDDGEDEVESKVKAAAEVEGLGMMGLRTLESLEDALPSNRGLSNFYAGKSKSFTCLAEAAATAAAKEIAKPENPFNKRRRVLAAWSRRRASCSALATTYLPPLLAPDHAVLEEDDEEGADHSEDEDHGNGGAGTSRRRPPTFPSPRLSVHTQMLRNPNANSFRSPRSFSMTDLQNASYYNFAEN; encoded by the exons ATGTCTACAGCTGTGGCGGCGGGGATGCCGCCGGCGCACGGCGGTTTCCGTGGGTCGGGGAGGGGTAAGGGGAAGGCGGAttcggaggaggagaggaagagggataCAGATACTGACGGGTTCTttgcagaggaggaggaggagggggatggggcggtgagggaggaggaggaggaggagggggcgtTATCGGAGGGCTCGTCGATCGGGGTGCCGTCGTCAGACAGCTCGTCGATCGGGGAGAACTcggcgccggaggaggaggaggacgacggggaGGATGAGGTGGAGAGCAAGGTGAAGGCGGCAGCGGAGGTGGAGGGGCTGGGCATGATGGGATTGAGGACGCTCGAATCTTTGGAGGATGCGCTGCCCAGCAA CAGGGGGCTGTCCAACTTCTACGCCGGCAAATCCAAGTCCTTCACGTGCCTTGCCGAggccgcggcgacggcggccgccAAGGAGATCGCCAAGCCGGAGAACCCCTTCAACAAGCGGCGCCGCGTGCTGGCCGCCTGGTCGCGGCGGCGGGCCTCCTGCAGCGCGCTGGCCACCACGTACCTGCCCCCGCTCCTCGCCCCCGACCACGCCGTgctggaggaggacgacgaggagggggcggaccACTCGGAGGACGAGGATCACGGCAATGGCGGCGCCGGCACGAGCAGGAGGCGGCCGCCCACCTTCCCTTCCCCTAGGCTCAGCGTGCACACCCAGATGCTCAGGAACCCGAACGCAAACTCATTTAGATCTCCAAGGTCATTCTCCATGACTGATCTCCAAAACGCAAGCTACTATAACTTCGCTGAAAAttag